Proteins from a genomic interval of Alteromonas macleodii ATCC 27126:
- a CDS encoding sensor histidine kinase, protein MSETSYSTEQERILALEARVNSLERQLKRQKIARKNAESFLETYSQDAYLANQALRKALKDSKQRERELLYLNRAASQLSNAQPGKSFIFSALESAVEFSGAHCGKAFIVEGEALTVGDDSQVLSHENGWYSSPELAKLLKDETPLTLRESYSHWCVNAVQRPDTKEEARLLHFMHEMADGEFAWLVLLTKDDHLEEETLHVLDTTKHYLNITSRYQNKKTELTSRQIELSSVKKDRDFLEERLVSADKMAMLGQLAAGIAHEINNPIGYVRSNTVVAKEIFSDYQHALEEIGKLCRTAGGEVESQFEALEKRFSLQESASEITEMFNESHEGIERIIEIVKALRSFSYPGSGKHTQISAIDAMNTVIKLTNNLHRYKNKLNVEVPDKDVYFLGNAGQIQQVLVNFVTNAIYATPEGKSITLKVQQDDESAMLIVEDEGIGMSKETLDRIFTPFFTTKPPGEGTGLGMSISMTIVEEHNGKINITSEEGKGTRVAVLLPLA, encoded by the coding sequence GTGAGTGAAACATCGTATTCCACCGAACAAGAGCGCATTCTAGCGCTGGAAGCCCGCGTTAACTCTTTAGAACGACAGCTTAAACGTCAAAAAATAGCGCGTAAAAACGCAGAGTCTTTTCTTGAAACCTACTCACAAGATGCTTACTTAGCGAATCAAGCGCTAAGAAAAGCCTTAAAAGATTCAAAACAGCGGGAAAGGGAGTTGTTGTACCTTAACCGTGCCGCATCACAGCTTTCAAATGCTCAGCCGGGTAAGAGTTTTATATTTTCTGCGCTGGAATCGGCGGTCGAATTTAGCGGTGCCCATTGTGGAAAAGCATTTATTGTAGAAGGTGAAGCGCTAACGGTGGGGGATGATAGCCAGGTGCTATCTCACGAAAATGGATGGTATAGCTCTCCCGAGCTCGCCAAACTTCTCAAAGACGAAACCCCTCTGACACTGCGCGAGAGCTATTCCCACTGGTGCGTTAATGCAGTGCAGCGACCAGATACAAAAGAAGAAGCAAGGCTACTTCACTTTATGCATGAAATGGCAGACGGCGAATTCGCTTGGCTCGTGTTGCTTACCAAAGACGATCACTTAGAAGAAGAAACGCTACACGTTCTTGATACCACCAAACATTATCTAAACATTACGTCTCGTTACCAGAACAAAAAAACTGAGCTCACCAGTCGGCAAATAGAATTGAGTTCGGTTAAAAAAGACAGAGACTTTCTAGAAGAAAGGCTGGTTAGTGCAGACAAGATGGCGATGTTGGGGCAACTTGCTGCGGGTATAGCACACGAAATCAATAACCCTATCGGTTATGTTCGAAGCAATACGGTGGTTGCAAAAGAAATTTTTAGCGATTATCAACACGCGTTAGAAGAAATAGGCAAGCTTTGTCGCACTGCTGGTGGAGAGGTAGAGTCGCAGTTCGAGGCGCTGGAAAAACGCTTTTCACTACAAGAAAGTGCGAGCGAAATTACAGAGATGTTCAATGAATCTCACGAGGGCATTGAACGTATTATTGAAATTGTAAAAGCGCTGCGAAGTTTTTCGTATCCTGGTTCAGGAAAGCATACACAAATTAGTGCCATTGACGCCATGAACACGGTGATCAAGCTAACGAACAACCTGCACAGGTACAAAAACAAACTTAATGTAGAAGTACCCGATAAGGATGTCTATTTCCTTGGTAATGCAGGACAGATTCAGCAGGTGTTGGTTAACTTTGTGACCAATGCTATTTATGCAACACCAGAAGGGAAGTCCATAACACTAAAAGTGCAGCAAGATGACGAAAGCGCCATGCTTATCGTAGAAGACGAGGGTATTGGTATGTCGAAAGAAACACTGGATAGAATATTCACGCCCTTTTTTACAACTAAACCACCCGGCGAGGGAACAGGGTTGGGAATGTCTATTTCCATGACTATTGTTGAAGAGCACAACGGAAAGATAAATATCACTAGCGAAGAAGGAAAGGGTACGCGCGTTGCCGTTTTGTTACCTCTAGCCTAA
- a CDS encoding methyl-accepting chemotaxis protein produces MFVSRSKYEEKEAQVRKLEARVQEALDKIDVLEAENSELINAIEAANGQHASSNDSVVMKCIVDAMRQLEGIRETVLATYQRIDAENQSVANINELFSDSATTLSKIVTDMSGLNVQMGSMSERISGLSTTADNINKFVTTITSISDQTNLLALNAAIEAARAGDAGRGFSVVADEVRALATETNKSATEVSELVNGIIQSTSKAVSGVNELRGNNEQLETGINQLNGSYEVMVQHCDSMKSTISEGAIATFIQTVKLDHVVWKAEVYAVLCGYSNKSVADFGDHKNCRLGQWYSDNANKAIGQTTAFREIEAPHAKVHSSGIAAVLAKQNGNNAEADAKLMEMEQASERVLTLLDRLVN; encoded by the coding sequence ATGTTTGTATCTCGCAGTAAATACGAAGAAAAAGAAGCGCAAGTACGTAAACTAGAAGCAAGAGTGCAAGAAGCCTTAGACAAAATTGACGTTTTAGAGGCAGAAAATAGTGAACTCATTAATGCCATTGAGGCTGCAAACGGCCAGCATGCATCGTCGAACGATTCCGTTGTAATGAAGTGCATCGTTGATGCAATGCGTCAATTAGAAGGTATTCGTGAAACGGTGTTGGCTACTTATCAACGTATCGATGCTGAGAACCAGTCTGTTGCTAATATTAATGAGTTGTTTAGTGATTCTGCGACTACATTAAGCAAAATTGTTACCGACATGAGCGGGCTTAATGTCCAAATGGGCAGCATGAGCGAACGTATATCGGGGCTATCAACAACAGCAGATAACATTAATAAATTTGTTACTACTATTACGAGTATTTCTGACCAAACTAACTTACTTGCGCTAAACGCTGCTATCGAAGCTGCGCGAGCAGGCGATGCAGGCCGCGGGTTTAGTGTTGTTGCTGATGAAGTACGTGCATTGGCGACAGAAACCAACAAATCAGCAACAGAAGTATCTGAGTTGGTGAACGGTATAATTCAGTCTACTTCCAAAGCGGTTTCAGGTGTCAATGAACTGCGCGGAAACAACGAGCAGCTAGAGACCGGCATTAATCAGCTAAATGGCAGCTACGAAGTTATGGTGCAACACTGTGACAGTATGAAGTCCACCATTAGCGAAGGCGCAATTGCTACGTTCATTCAAACAGTAAAATTGGATCATGTAGTGTGGAAGGCCGAGGTTTATGCAGTGCTGTGCGGCTACAGCAATAAATCTGTGGCGGACTTTGGCGATCATAAGAACTGCCGCCTTGGGCAGTGGTATAGTGACAATGCTAACAAAGCAATTGGCCAAACAACGGCATTCAGAGAGATTGAAGCGCCGCATGCAAAAGTGCATAGTAGCGGTATCGCTGCCGTTCTAGCTAAACAAAATGGCAACAATGCTGAGGCAGATGCTAAGCTTATGGAAATGGAACAAGCCAGTGAGAGAGTACTAACACTACTTGATAGGCTAGTTAACTAG
- a CDS encoding sulfite oxidase, which yields MGFFARFITIILNALLIHKALNDEVVAVKKHGLHELYAKDPVKADEQVFQRTSNALTRRGFIKGLKSLSLLLGAEVVYGQFMPAGLIPAAFAQSNTPFSIEGKDGLTILNDRPINAETPAHLLDDAVTPASRFFVRNNGIPPQKPDASTWTLTIEGESAEQSKTFTLEELKTQFKHYSYQLTLECGGNGRAEFSPAATGNQWTTGAVGCPKWTGVRLKDVLTSVGVKDSAVYIGYYGDDQHLSRTPGKAAISRGVPINKAMEDESLIAWAMNDEPLPLMNGYPLRLVFGGWPASTSGKWLKKIVVRDRVHDGAKMLGKAYRLPCKPVAPGAKVADEDMCIIEAMPIKSLITFPQSGTDHPLAKKLSVRGHAWSGEGKVAEVYTSIDFGQTWQIAELTLPVNRHAWQQFTTKIAFPQQGYFEIWAKAVDENGKSQPMVLPGWNPKGYLNNACHRIAVRVV from the coding sequence GTGGGATTTTTTGCGCGATTTATCACAATTATTCTTAATGCACTCTTAATACACAAAGCACTCAATGACGAGGTGGTAGCAGTGAAAAAACATGGCCTTCACGAACTGTACGCTAAGGACCCTGTAAAGGCCGACGAACAGGTTTTTCAGCGAACTAGCAACGCGCTGACTCGGCGTGGTTTTATCAAAGGTCTGAAGTCTCTGTCTTTGCTACTTGGTGCTGAAGTCGTTTACGGTCAGTTCATGCCAGCAGGACTTATTCCCGCTGCATTTGCTCAGTCGAACACGCCTTTTTCTATCGAGGGAAAAGACGGGCTAACAATACTTAACGACCGGCCAATTAACGCTGAAACACCAGCGCACTTACTTGATGATGCGGTTACGCCTGCCTCTCGATTTTTCGTAAGGAATAATGGTATTCCCCCGCAAAAGCCAGACGCGAGTACGTGGACGCTTACTATTGAAGGGGAGTCGGCCGAGCAGTCAAAAACCTTCACGTTGGAAGAGCTCAAAACCCAATTCAAACATTACTCATACCAACTAACGCTGGAATGCGGCGGTAATGGACGTGCCGAGTTCTCGCCAGCAGCGACGGGGAACCAATGGACTACCGGAGCTGTGGGATGCCCTAAATGGACAGGTGTAAGGCTTAAAGATGTACTCACGTCAGTGGGCGTAAAAGATAGCGCTGTTTACATTGGCTATTATGGTGATGACCAGCATTTAAGCCGTACACCGGGCAAAGCGGCTATTTCTCGCGGGGTGCCGATAAACAAAGCGATGGAAGATGAGTCGTTGATTGCGTGGGCGATGAATGATGAACCTCTGCCTTTAATGAATGGCTATCCGCTCCGACTGGTTTTTGGTGGTTGGCCAGCGTCTACGTCTGGTAAGTGGCTTAAGAAGATAGTGGTCAGAGACCGCGTGCATGACGGTGCAAAAATGCTGGGCAAAGCGTACCGACTCCCTTGTAAACCCGTTGCTCCGGGGGCGAAAGTAGCCGATGAAGATATGTGTATCATTGAAGCTATGCCTATTAAGTCACTCATTACTTTTCCACAGTCGGGCACTGATCATCCTTTGGCCAAGAAACTAAGCGTGCGCGGTCATGCATGGAGTGGTGAGGGTAAAGTGGCTGAAGTGTACACATCTATTGATTTCGGACAAACGTGGCAAATAGCAGAGCTCACGCTACCCGTAAATAGACATGCATGGCAGCAATTCACTACAAAAATAGCCTTTCCTCAACAAGGTTATTTCGAAATATGGGCCAAAGCCGTAGATGAAAATGGAAAATCACAACCTATGGTATTGCCAGGCTGGAATCCAAAAGGCTACTTAAACAATGCCTGCCATCGCATTGCTGTGCGGGTTGTGTAA
- a CDS encoding YeiH family protein: MNDIAVKCKNIWPGLGIATITGMAALFLSEHYNAPAMLFALLLGMAVSFLYQNDTPCACGIDFTASTLLRAGVVLLGLRIALGDLAVLGWQTALMLAAAILTTIIVGVGLAKLLGLQKRFGALTGGSVAICGASAALAISTILPKGENHERDTLLTVIGVTAMSTIAMVLYPIVAAQLGMNDTEAGIFLGGTIHDVAQVVGAGYSVSDSAGDMATLTKLVRVAMLMPVVLIMMIAIKHFYKAKSQADGAQVPKMPMFLVGFIVLMLLNSFVTLPEVVIETGTQISRFFLVVSITAIGMKSNLGKLAEVGMLPIVMIVAETLWIALLILGYLFAI, translated from the coding sequence ATGAACGATATAGCAGTAAAATGTAAAAATATTTGGCCCGGGCTGGGAATTGCAACCATTACCGGTATGGCGGCGCTCTTTTTGAGTGAGCATTACAACGCCCCTGCTATGTTGTTCGCATTACTTTTAGGTATGGCCGTATCGTTTTTGTATCAGAACGATACGCCCTGTGCGTGTGGTATCGATTTCACGGCAAGTACTCTTCTTCGCGCTGGAGTTGTTCTGCTTGGTCTACGCATTGCGCTAGGTGACTTAGCGGTACTTGGGTGGCAGACCGCTCTTATGCTGGCCGCTGCCATACTCACAACAATTATTGTCGGAGTGGGTCTCGCCAAATTACTCGGGTTACAAAAGCGTTTTGGTGCATTAACGGGAGGCTCAGTAGCCATTTGTGGTGCGTCTGCGGCTCTCGCCATTTCCACCATTCTTCCCAAGGGAGAAAACCACGAAAGAGACACGTTGCTGACGGTTATTGGCGTAACCGCTATGTCGACCATCGCCATGGTGCTCTACCCAATTGTGGCGGCGCAGTTGGGCATGAATGATACGGAAGCTGGCATTTTCTTAGGCGGCACTATTCACGATGTGGCGCAAGTTGTGGGGGCAGGTTACTCGGTGTCTGACAGTGCAGGCGACATGGCGACACTGACCAAGCTGGTACGAGTAGCCATGCTAATGCCAGTGGTACTCATTATGATGATTGCCATTAAACACTTTTACAAAGCCAAAAGTCAGGCTGACGGGGCGCAAGTGCCTAAAATGCCGATGTTTCTAGTTGGCTTTATTGTACTTATGTTACTCAACAGCTTTGTAACCCTACCCGAAGTAGTTATTGAGACGGGGACCCAGATATCACGCTTCTTCTTAGTCGTTTCAATTACGGCAATCGGTATGAAGTCTAACCTTGGTAAGTTAGCCGAAGTCGGTATGCTGCCAATTGTAATGATTGTGGCAGAAACGCTGTGGATTGCACTGCTTATATTGGGCTATTTGTTCGCAATATAG
- a CDS encoding TauD/TfdA family dioxygenase, which produces MKNVNDSSAVAYASVPTQHNYNGGVFPEIVVNNEGCTTVEETVAFVKANQSELEAKLAKSGALLFRGFPIDSAETFDVFSAGFGYPNFTYQESLSNAVRINFTERVFTANEAPKDVEIFLHHEMAQTPISPSKLFFFCKTAADEGGATPLCRSDKLFEALKEENPALAKDFKEKGLKYTTTMPAANDANSGQGRSWKSTLSVESLEEAEAKLKELGYTWQWLEDGSLRAITPVLPAVIELSDGSEVFYNQLIAAYMGWKGVRENPSSAITFGDGSAIPKAGLERVAELSETYTFDLEWQDGDVAIVDNYRAMHGRRPYSGERKRVVLVALVASER; this is translated from the coding sequence ATGAAAAACGTCAATGACAGCTCTGCGGTAGCCTACGCAAGTGTACCTACTCAGCACAATTATAACGGCGGTGTGTTCCCTGAAATAGTCGTGAACAACGAGGGTTGTACAACGGTAGAAGAGACCGTTGCATTTGTAAAAGCAAATCAATCAGAGCTTGAAGCAAAACTTGCAAAGTCGGGAGCACTACTTTTCCGAGGGTTTCCAATTGATTCCGCAGAGACCTTTGACGTTTTCTCAGCAGGCTTCGGCTATCCTAACTTTACCTATCAGGAGTCGTTGTCTAATGCCGTGCGTATTAACTTTACTGAGCGCGTATTCACAGCAAATGAAGCGCCGAAAGACGTAGAAATTTTTCTACATCATGAAATGGCGCAGACGCCTATTTCACCTAGCAAGCTGTTTTTCTTTTGTAAGACTGCAGCGGATGAGGGGGGAGCAACGCCTTTATGTCGCTCCGACAAATTGTTTGAAGCATTGAAGGAAGAAAATCCTGCGCTTGCTAAAGACTTTAAAGAGAAAGGCCTTAAATATACGACTACTATGCCAGCAGCCAATGATGCCAACTCTGGCCAAGGAAGAAGCTGGAAAAGCACGCTAAGCGTTGAGTCATTAGAAGAGGCAGAAGCTAAATTAAAAGAGTTAGGATACACCTGGCAATGGTTGGAGGATGGTAGTCTAAGAGCCATTACGCCTGTCTTACCTGCGGTTATCGAACTTAGTGATGGCTCAGAAGTGTTCTATAACCAGCTAATAGCTGCGTATATGGGATGGAAAGGCGTAAGGGAAAACCCGTCGTCGGCAATTACTTTTGGCGATGGAAGTGCAATTCCTAAAGCCGGTTTAGAGCGCGTTGCAGAACTGTCTGAAACTTACACCTTTGACTTAGAGTGGCAAGATGGTGACGTGGCTATTGTTGACAATTACCGTGCAATGCATGGCCGCCGCCCTTATTCTGGCGAGCGAAAGCGCGTAGTGCTTGTTGCGCTTGTGGCCTCAGAGCGATAA
- a CDS encoding aldo/keto reductase, with translation MNKIPEVGFGFWKVDTAICAETTYQAIKAGYRHLDCAADYGNEKEVGEGIKRAIDEGLCTREELWVTSKLWNTFHAPEHVGLALEKTLSDLQLDYVDLYLIHFPIAQKFVPIETRYPPEWFYEPDVAEPKMELAPVPLHKTWEAMESLADSGKAKQIGVCNYNTGLLNDLMSYARIKPAMLQIESHPYLTQERLIRLAKDYGLEVTAFSPLGALSYLELEMADQTESVLEQSVVKAAAEAHGKTPAQVVLRWGIQRGNAIIPKTSKVERMKENLALFDFSLSDSEMQAISALNVNRRFNDPGHFCEAAFNRFHPIYD, from the coding sequence ATGAATAAGATACCAGAGGTAGGTTTTGGTTTTTGGAAGGTCGATACTGCCATATGTGCGGAAACCACGTACCAAGCGATTAAGGCTGGCTATCGACACTTAGATTGTGCCGCTGATTACGGCAATGAAAAGGAAGTGGGTGAAGGCATTAAGCGAGCGATTGATGAAGGCTTGTGCACCAGAGAAGAGCTTTGGGTTACTTCAAAACTATGGAATACCTTTCACGCCCCTGAGCACGTGGGTCTTGCTTTAGAGAAAACCTTGTCAGACTTACAGTTAGATTATGTAGACTTATACCTGATCCATTTCCCGATAGCGCAGAAATTTGTGCCTATCGAGACCCGTTATCCACCAGAATGGTTTTACGAACCTGATGTTGCCGAGCCTAAAATGGAACTCGCGCCTGTACCTTTGCATAAGACATGGGAGGCAATGGAGTCGCTTGCCGATAGCGGAAAAGCAAAACAAATTGGTGTGTGTAATTACAACACCGGTTTGCTTAACGACCTGATGAGCTATGCGCGTATTAAGCCAGCCATGCTGCAAATTGAATCTCACCCGTACCTTACGCAAGAGCGACTAATTCGTTTGGCAAAAGACTATGGACTGGAGGTGACGGCCTTCTCTCCGCTAGGTGCCTTATCTTATCTAGAGCTTGAAATGGCTGATCAGACGGAATCAGTGCTTGAGCAAAGCGTAGTAAAAGCCGCGGCAGAAGCCCATGGTAAAACGCCCGCGCAGGTTGTCTTGCGTTGGGGAATTCAGCGCGGTAACGCCATCATTCCAAAAACGTCAAAAGTTGAGCGTATGAAAGAAAACCTCGCACTTTTTGACTTCTCACTCAGCGACAGTGAAATGCAGGCAATATCTGCATTGAACGTAAATCGCAGATTTAACGATCCAGGGCACTTCTGCGAAGCTGCCTTTAACCGTTTCCACCCTATTTACGACTAG